The following proteins come from a genomic window of Astatotilapia calliptera chromosome 11, fAstCal1.2, whole genome shotgun sequence:
- the slc52a3-2b gene encoding solute carrier family 52, riboflavin transporter, member 3-B yields the protein MSLLTHVLACLFGMGSWVAINGMWVELPLIVNDIPEHWLLPSYLTVLIQMANIGPLFITLMHRFRPGVLDERPVIYGIVGLGIVATFLLAFLWKHTVTFGNSVHSVPLLTLSFLLSVVDCTSSVTFLPFMMRLRPQYLTTYFAGEGLSGLVPAVVALIQGVGVVHCENATLSNNSNITDNGMLQAIYQPAKFSAQVFFIFLSVMMVVCLVAFLLLNHHPAVARERKSERYFSGELDREKKEQGLSLNAQTPEQKPMISPSEAGKREPRSSFGRGTYSIFEVVFIFVVLAWVNALTNAVLPSVQSYSCMPYGNKAYHLAATMGAVANPVACFIAMFIPIRSLVFMGVLTIFGTGFGAYIMGMAVLSPCPLLVHSTSGTVVIVLAWILFVLTLSYVKVIIGVILRDEGHSALVWCGAVVQLGSMLGALTMFPLVGFYQFFKSGDACNTKCPT from the exons ATGTCGCTGCTGACTCACGTGCTGGCATGTCTGTTTGGAATGGGCTCCTGGGTGGCCATCAATGGGATGTGGGTGGAGCTCCCCTTGATCGTAAATGATATCCCAGAGCACTGGTTGCTGCCCTCCTACCTCACAGTCCTCATCCAAATGGCCAACATAGGCCCTCTCTTCATCACGCTGATGCACCGCTTCCGCCCAGGGGTGCTCGATGAGCGGCCGGTCATCTACGGCATTGTAGGATTGGGCATCGTTGCTACATTCCTTCTGGCTTTCCTTTGGAAGCATACAGTGACCTTCGGAAACTCTGTGCATAGTGTTCCACTGCTGACATTGAGTTTCCTGCTATCTGTGGTGGACTGCACCTCATCTGTTACCTTTCTTCCTTTCATGATGCGGCTGCGTCCACAATATCTCACAACGTATTTTGCAGGTGAGGGCCTCAGTGGTCTCGTGCCTGCAGTGGTGGCACTTATTCAAGGCGTTGGTGTAGTTCACTGTGAAAATGCCACTTTATCTAATAATTCCAACATAACTGACAATGGAATGCTACAGGCCATCTACCAGCCTGCTAAATTCTCTGCACAGGTCTTCTTCATATTCCTTAGTGTAATGATGGTCGTGTGTCTGGTCGCTTTCCTTCTACTCAATCACCACCCAGCTGTGGCTCGTGAGAGAAAAAGCGAACGGTACTTCAGTGGGGAACTTGATCGTGAGAAGAAAGAACAAGGCCTATCTCTGAATGCCCAGACACCAGAGCAAAAGCCCATGATCAGCCCCTCGGAGGCTGGCAAGAGGGAACCTAGGAGTTCTTTCGGGAGGGGGACATATAGTATCTTTGAGGTGGTCTTTATCTTTGTAGTGTTGGCTTGGGTCAATGCTCTGACCAATGCAGTGCTGCCTTCAGTGCAGTCCTACTCATGCATGCCTTACGGGAACAAGGCTTACCATCTAGCTGCCACCATGGGAGCTGTTGCTAACCCTGTGGCTTGCTTCATCGCCATGTTCATACCAATAAG GTCTCTTGTCTTCATGGGAGTTTTGACCATTTTTGGGACTGGATTTGGAGCCTACATTATGGGCATGGCTGTTCTAAGTCCCTGTCCTTTGCTGGTCCACAGTACCTCTGGAACTGTAGTCATA GTGCTGGCCTGGATACTCTTTGTCCTCACCCTGTCTTATGTCAAAGTCATCATTGGGGTGATCCTGAGGGATGAAGGCCACAGTGCCCTCGTGTGGTGTGGAGCTGTAGTGCAGCTGGGTTCAATGCTTGGTGCTCTAACCATGTTTCCACTTGTTGGTTTCTATCAGTTTTTTAAATCGGGTGATGCTTGCAACACTAAGTGTCCAACATAG